Within the Gammaproteobacteria bacterium genome, the region GTCCGGCCTGCGGTCCTCGGCTTGTGGACAGGAGCCACAGATTCTAACTCAAAACGCCGGATTCGGGGGTCGGGGGTCGGGGGTCGGGATTCAGCAATCAGGATTCGGGATTCAGGATTTAGGATTCAGGGCGTTGACACCTGAACCGAGGCCGTCATGCCCTTTACCGAATCCCGAATCCCGACCCCCGGATCACTTGAGCAAGGAATGGAGCGGGTGAAGGGAATCGAACCCTCGTATGCAGCTTGGGAAGCTGCCGTTCTACCATTGAACTACACCCGCGTGGGTCTCGGATTCTACACACAACGCCGGCCGGATTTCACCTCCCCTGGGTCGGGGTCGGGATTTAGCAAACGGGGGTCGGGATTCAGGATTTGGGATTCAGGGTATTGACACCCCATCCAGAGGCCCCACACTTCTTCCCGAATCCCGAATCCCGAATCCCGAATCCCGAATCCCGAATCCCGAATCCCGAATCCCGGCACTCAGCCGGCCGGGGTGCGGCGCTCGGGGATGAGGCGCTCGCGCGCCAGGTGTTCGTGCAGTTCCAGTGGTGACAGCTTGCTCAGGTCCTTGGCCAGTTCACGGATCTCGACACCGGCCTTGAGCAGGCTGTGGAGTTCGTGGCGCAGGAAGCCCAGCACGCGCGTCTGTGCCACCAGCACCAGTTCACGGGTGGCATTGGTCGCCATCAGGCGGGCGACCTCATGGGCGATATCGCGGGCGAAGCGTCGCTCCAACTCGTTCTGGTGCTGACTGCGGTGGTCGTCGTAACCGTGCGCCGGACTGCCGCCACCGCCGCGGTTGCGCCCGGATTTGAGGTTGGTCCACAGGTCGCTGCCGGGCAGGTCCTTCTCGGGGCTGACGAGGTCGGCGATCTCGTGCAGATTGGGTCCGGACTCCATCTCCGGGAACTCCGAATCCCGCAACGTAAAGAAACGGGCACGCGAACCACCGGCAACCACGACACAATTATGGTTCATACGGGTACTCCTTCATGCAGACCTACAAGACGGCGGCGCCGGACGGTGCACGCCTGGAATGCGGGGATGGCCGGGCCCCGGGTGTCGGGGCCGGACACATCGCCGGGACGGCCATCCGGGCGAATACTGGGAAACCTGGCGGCCATACCTAAGGACATAGCCGCCCGCCCGAGGGAA harbors:
- a CDS encoding host attachment protein, coding for MNHNCVVVAGGSRARFFTLRDSEFPEMESGPNLHEIADLVSPEKDLPGSDLWTNLKSGRNRGGGGSPAHGYDDHRSQHQNELERRFARDIAHEVARLMATNATRELVLVAQTRVLGFLRHELHSLLKAGVEIRELAKDLSKLSPLELHEHLARERLIPERRTPAG